In the Octopus bimaculoides isolate UCB-OBI-ISO-001 chromosome 7, ASM119413v2, whole genome shotgun sequence genome, tgtaagtatgtatgtatgtatgtatgtatgtatgtatgtatgtatgtatagagtgtacTGTTCCGTTATTGGCAggatcaacaaaaatatattccatccagcgagagataaatattatttaataaacacaatatttatatGCGAGCTACTATGAGTGTCACGCTCGGATAATAACAGTAATCGAACATGCTTGTGTAGTGTAGTGTATACGAGTCTGAACGATGACAGGATTGTAAAgtgaatctcgaagcacataaagctataaattataGAGTACGAATATTAGATTAGATCTCCTtcggatagaaaaagttgaaggctccTCGTGGAACTTTTCTACCCCTAAGTGTTTCAGCCCAATATTTAAACGTTATTATTTGTAGCTGCATTTGCTTCGAGACTAAaaggaattatttcacgttctcgaAGTTTTTAATTTCTTATGACCTCAACATCATACAATTCTCTCTGGTgagaataaagtttttaaaacgAATTGAGAAATTTGAAGGATTGCTTTAGCTAACTAGTAGAGCACAACATGCTTACTTCGAGATTCGccgtccacacacatacacacacatgtatgtacatatattagtgtttatttttatgttcagttataataaaatcaattttatattaatctgatggattactcCATTCTTTTGTACAGCGCAATTTTTtcattcttatacaagaatgttgttgacagcgacttcgaagttttggctaaCCAACCCATCGTCGGTCTTGCTTTTATATAGTTTCTGTTGAGTTCAAATCATCTATGGCCTACAGCAGACCCCCAAGTGCCACCTCTTTAAAAGTGTCGTCCGGGGCAGACCGCCCTCCACCCGTTACTATAGTGGATGGTAATTAGGTTTTTGTAGTCAGTTGTTATGGAAAGGGGTTTTGGAAAAATTTTCATTGATTACATTTGGGGCTATGTTAGTATTTGGAATTTATTCATGCGTATAGCAATTGGTAAACAAACTTGTAGGTGTTTCTCTTTAGATAAGTGGGCACAAGGTTTGAAAGTATTTTGGGCGCTTTTGGTATTACTGGATTTAATCCTTTCGCTTTGACAATATAATATCTAAGGGACAAAGCCCAGTATTTAAACCCTTGGTAATTGGACTTGTCAACTTATTTTTTCACAAAAGAATGAGGGGATGTGGCAAGTTTAGGCTGGTCTTCTCTTTACCTTTGAGCTTTATATTgtcaaaacaattattttatacttttacgCTGGCAAAAAtggaatttatttcatcattcttCGTAATTAAAAAAATCGGTGACGTCAACACCAAAgattagataataataaaaaaaaatagccagaaattattatcatgtataggcgcaggagtggctgtgtggtaagtagtttgcttaccaaccacatggttccgggttcattcccactacgtggcaccttgggcaagtgtcttctactataacctcgggccgaccaaagccttgtgagtggatttggtagacggaaactgaaagaagcccgtcgtatatatgtatatatgtgtgtttgtgtatctgtgtttgccccccccccttcccccaccatcgcttgacaaccgatgctgatgtgtttacgtccccgtaacttagcggtttggcaaaaagagaccgatagaataagtactagacttacaaagaataagtcctggggtcgattttctcgactaaaggcggtgctccagcatggccgcagtcaaatgactgaaacaagtaaaagagtatgtgtcaTCATGATGTCTTCTCATCTATTTACAGAAGCCGCTTGAATTTGCAGTCCACCACAAGTATGGCGCATGGTATACTGTCCCAGCAGTGATTGTTTTTCGAGATTTCAAACTGCCCAGTCTTCTTTATCCTCTCCCATTCGATGCCCTTCCATCTCATGAACACAGAAGATATGTTCTACAGTCGCTTCACAATGGTACTATGGAATGGCGACATGCTTCTTTTATGCCAGGAAGGCAACCGTTTTCTGAGGAAGCAAAACAatatttctcttcaaaatttaatCAGAGAATTTCAATAGTTAAAAAAACCAAACAATCATGCAAAGAGGGGCGATTCACGTATTTCTTTAAGCATATTCTTCCAGCCTTTATGCCTATTTTAGGATGTTGTATGTGACAATGAAGCTTGAAAGTAAATTCCAAAGATTTTCTTCCAAATTCCTCATAATAGTTATAGCATTAAAAGAATAGTAACTCTTTCAGATAATCCAACGATGCAAACCAAACCacgaaaatattgtattttatttcaaatcattttgaGAAATGACAGTGTtgtgtaaattaataaaattgcGTTTTCATGTTGTCGCAATTTTCTTGTAATCTCAATTTTCTCCTTCAAAGCAGTTCACAGTCACTTGCTCTTGGGCATTCAATACTTACTTTCGTGTCGCAAATCGAATTTCAACGGTTACATGAAACAACAGAATCCTCAATACtgaacgaacatacatacatacattcatacatacatacatacatacatacatacatatttatttatttatttatttatacacacatatatacattcatacgcatacatacgtacctagCTAGCTACCTACTTTGTCAGTAAAGAAAACATAAATGCTTGTTGATATTTGAAGTTAGTGAAGCACTGGTCAATAATTAAACCACTTTAACGTCTCTTTTGAACATCGGCGTAGAATTGGTACAATATTTCTTGACATCCTTTACGAATTCTTCGCGCTTTTTTCCAAATATCGAAAAGTATGCTTTTGCTTCTGGAGTATATTTCTTCACCACAGGAATGATATCTGCAAATTTCCAACTCGCCCAGtcatcattatattcatttaataattttattctttttgtgaCGCTATGAACCACGTCTTTGGGTGACAGACAAGAGAAATTTTTTGGTAGTTTAACATTCTTAAATACGATGACACCTGGGAATGAAATCCATCCTCCATACAGTGGATGAATAGCAACACCATAAATTGTCTGAAATATAAGAAAGTGGATGGAATTAGATAACATTTGTAACTGTAAAAGAAACAGTTGTAGAAATGGTGGATATTACCTTTTGGAGTGTCTAGGGGAAGAGGACATGCGCACGCAAGTAGTTTCAGGATAAGGTACTTTAAATATCATTAAGGACATTGCCAGTTTCGATTACATCAGAACTAATTAGCATGCGTTAAACGAATGCATTATTGAGGACTTGTATATAGTCAAATACCTTTGTTGTTATAGAAATTAAAGAGTTTATTTTCTACCACATGGAGCAAAGGATAAAAGAACTGTATTCGCTGGCTAGCTGAAGCATTCACGAGACTTAAACTGATCAATAGAAGGCTGAGTATCCTCACGTCGAATCCAGTTTGGATGGTAGACTTAACTGTTGTTCAGTTGAATGCTACCACCTGACCCTTGTGTGTCTTTGGCATAGTCCTTTCTGTGGCACgtatttgaactcaagatatATCCTGAGAGGCTGTCTCCCACTTCAGCTAATCATCACTCATGGTTTCATACTGTCTCCCTCAGCTAGACTTACAGATTGTGAAGAGGCATGGACAATGTCTTTCCTCCTCTAACAATGAATGCAACAGAATTTATTAATTCTCCATAAATAGTACCCCTACTTTAgactagtggttctcaaactttttcaggctgccgtCCCCTTGGCACCCAGGTCAAATTCCTGGTGCACTACCTCCGCCACTCATCACCACAAACACAGACCATTTcttgaagcaaattcaaaacaattgtatttcacaaataaaacttaacctaattaacccattattttggggtctttttttttacatccatctTTTGGCCATTCCAATATCGCCCCAATTTCCATCAATGCATCCTCCTTGCATCTTTccactgcccactttgggaatcaCTACTCAGCTTATTGCCAAACTAAATCCATTTCATTCTGAAGCACTTCACAATACGTTATGCAAATCTGTGGCATACATGTTAAAAACATCCTATGTCAGACATAAGGGTTATGACATTGAACCCAATTTAGCAgatcgcacacgcacgcacacactcacacacaccaccaccactaccaccaccataccatacacaaaatattggaagaaagagaaggaaggagaaggagagagagagagaaggaaggagaaggagagagagagagagagagagaggaaggagggataaaaaagagagagacattaaaaaaagcgaaattctgtctcTTCTGTCTCAATATTGGACtggtttattaataaaaatactgGACTCTTTTATGTCACATTTCAAAATGTCGAACTGTGTTAGTGTTTCCAATACTGGATTGCGTTCAGGTTTCCTGTGCTGGACTGTCTCAATGCCCCAAATACCGGACTTTATTTAAGAATCTATTACTGAATCAATTAAGGCCAACAAATCACACAGTCGTTAGAGCTCCCAGCTCGGAGGTTTTATGTCTTGGTTTGGTGCATCTAGaaagtaaaataagaacaaaagcaTACATTCAACAACATACGAATTTCTTCCCTTTGACAACGTGTCGTTGCAATGAAAGGAAACAAACGGTTCGCCATTATATCCTTCCCAGAGATGGCATTtatacatcactctctctcttctaattttttgtgtggtgtttgtgtgtctgtgtgtttgtttgtgtgtgtgtgtgtctgtgtttatgtgtgtgtgtgtggatgtttgggGCGCACTCTCTGCTCAACTGGGTTCAAACTTATAACCTTTAAGTCTAACACAGGATGCTTTTAACACGTATGCAACAGAAACATACAGTGTTGTGAATAAGAGCACCAACAACGTATTGTACTTTAGTGAGAATGGTCACTAATTTAAAGTGTGAAAGTGTTCGCGGAAAAGTCTAGTAAATGTGCTTTTGAGAAGCATGTGTAATGggaattaaacaaataatttaatttattaaattattacatGGGCTAACGATTAAAAAGAGTGtagcctgtatgtatgtgaatcAGAGAAAGCATTATAACACGTTTTGAACAATAGATGCAGTTTGGAAGTCGTTACAAGCTAATAGGAACGAGACTTGCTTAAACGAAAATATACCGTCCATTACGAGGCAGAGTTGTGGCTGATGTCATCCAGAATTTCGCAGAGCGAAGTTAGAATAAATGAAATAGGTTGTTCAAGAGGTGAGAAGTCGAGAGTTGATATAACTCAAAGTTAGCTGCGCGAAGTTGGTGATGAAAAACGAAGAGCCGTTCCATGTTGAAAGAGAGATGCTGCTGGTCCGCCGTCTTTTCGTCAACCGCTCAAAACTCCTGCTTTTCTTCATGGGCACAGAACTGCCTCTAGTATTCATAGGCGTCCAGCCCTGATTGGCTGGCGTATGCCATAGCACAACGGTTCTACGacgcaacaacaaaaataactttcCTGACTCGCTACAGTATCATCAAGAaccacaacaaaacaaacaatgcaacagtaggaacaacagcaacaactgagaTCAACAGCTGTTGTATTAGGAAGAAAaccaacagcaccaacagcagtCAGAAGAACAGCTAGTAAGAGCAGCAGTCTTAAGAAttacaacaccatcatcaccgccgccgTCACTGTCACTGCTGCCGCCACAACTGCAGCCACTGCCGCCGCTGTTAtttctaccaccatcatcatcatcatctaaaacAGCAAAATCGACAGTAAAATTGCAGAATCAAGAACAAGAGCAAAAATAGCCATTAATTTCAGCTGTAATAATTACAATGATTACACCATCactcacacaacaacaacaataacaacaacaacaacaacaacaacaacattaatgctTAATAAAGCAGACAATAAGAATGTTAAATTATTGTATATTTGATAAACTTTACTGACCTTATTTGCAGGCCAGGTATCCCTAGGGACATCTCTTCGCTGATAGTAATATGCGGCCCCTGACACGTGCGCTGCTGTCTGTGATAAAATAACAGGATGTCCGGGGCCCAGCATCTTGTAACTAGACAGGAAATCAGTGTCAGGATAtatctgtattaaaaaaaaaaaaattaaaacaggagTTCAAATCTAAAGCGAAGTGAAGAGGGATTCACATGAACGTGTGTAATAGGGTGTCGTAGGAATCGTTGTGACAGACTACTGTGTAACATATACAATGcgcaatttacatattaaataatatcattaaaacaGTATTATGAAACATACATTTGtgtaacatattttcatataatatgttggcactccgtcgcttacgacgtcgtgggtttcagttgatacgatcaacggaacagcctgctcgtgaaattaacgtgcaagtggctgagcactccacagacacgtgtacccttaacgtagttctcggggatattcagcgtgacacagtgtgacaaagctgaccctttgaattacgggcacaacagaaataggaagtaagagtgagagaaagttgtggtgaaagagtacggcaggcttcgccaccatcccctgctggagcctcgtggagctttaggtgtttacgctcaataaacactcacaacgcccggtctgggaatcgaaaccgtgatcctatgaccgcgagtccgctgccctaacaactgggccattgcgcctccacttttcaTATAATACATCACCAGTAAAAATCCGGTATACGCAATTCAGgtagtatttaattaaaacagtcatatatgtatcatatttaaagtCGATAGGACAGCTACTACAGTATTTTACCTGAGTTAACATCTCTAATggacttgctgtgttaaaaataaaataaaataaatattagagagAGACGAAAATTCATCTCAGCAGCAGAGTGTGGGAGCGTTAAGTGCATTTCGGACACAAGTGcatctttcttttatcatttacttgtttcagtcattagactgcagccaaactggggcactgtcttgagcttttagtcgaatggatgaatcagccccagtactttttctatcggcatttttgacgaaccgctaagttacagggaggcaAACACATCAgtaccggttgccaagcagtggtggtggtgggggacagacacaaacacacacacacacacacacacatttatacatgcatatatgtaagtatagtcGTCACTGAAGTGACGGAGGGTGCTagtcagcaccagcattgctagaaataagagttaaaacaactcttAGCTACATGAGAACACTTTTCTAACAGTCGGTCCCAAAACTAATCAGTTCGtgtcagtcatgaggccaaacatctctgaaagtttcatccgaatccacccagcggttcttgagatatcttgtccacggacaaacaaacaaacaaacacgactgtaaacaatacctccaccttcgctgaggcggaggtaataataataatcataatttcttatataacgaaaagatggatttagtattaatctttattttgtacaacgctcgtttcgacccatcctgctactgtcTCTTATGGGTGGGACTCCTTTTCACCATGTTGTGTTGCATCAATTTCGCAGTCTGGGTTTCATCAGGTACATAAAAGTTTGTGTCTCGCTAAAGATCCTGAGTTATGGCTGTCATGTTGTTCTATGCCCATCTAGTTAGGGAATGAAGCATCGCTACAATATTCTGTTACTATTATCTTTTTCAATAAGTGTTGCAAACacttgtaaatataataattgttgattaaaaaaataagtcagtAGGGGAAATTAATAGAAGAGTAGGGATGGATTGAATTGTTGCAGgcgtaaaatttcattaaaagatatcctttttttctgaaagttatgatggaaaaaatcggatcgtgtgaattttccaaatGTTCTCTCTCCACATTCGTTTGCGCAAATCTtggttttcatattcgttttctacacgtttttttttttacacctattagactatttttttttttttttcgttttggtgACCGGGCGCTAAACTAGATCCTGAAAGTTAAGGGTGAATAAAACGGATTGTGTGAACTTTCCgacagtcctctccccaccccttcgGAAAAAACATTTTCAAGCATCTTAACTATTGTCAGTACTGGATACCAAGTGCGACAACTCTGAAATGACTTGGAATTGCCTGAAACAAGAATTTTTCTCCATGGCAAAATGTAGTGGAAACGGTCTTTTTACCAGTCAAATGTTTCAAACATATTTGGATTAATCTGAAAGTTTGTTGATTCCACAGCACAGCTTCGTGTCTCTACTATATAATCTGCATAGTCTGAGCATGAAAGAAAGAGCCAAgagactgaaattttgggaaagaagGATTGGGTGTAAAAAAAATTGGTGTTTGGACTGAAGCGTACAGATATTGGcaaaggaaatataaaattatcTACGAGTCGTTTTTTTGTTTGGTTCTTGCGTCAGTTCAGTCATGATTGAGCCGAATTATGCTCCAGATGTGAGCATCCCGGTCATTTTTTCCCCCAGAAACAATGTATCTAGATCACCCTGATCCAGTGTCCCTCCACTATTTAGGTGGTAtggaaatttggttactatttctgacAGGTCGAGTGACCAAGTATAGGCTCCCTTTTTATTAAACTTTAATGTAGATGTAGTTAGCCCTTTTATATGATTAAGGACATTCTAGCTGTGACTATAATGTCAACATAAGAACATACTATCAGATACGCTTTTTTTTAAAGCACGATTGGGTATTATTTAACCTTTTATCAGTCttgtgtatcatatgtgataTATTTTCCCGGTGTCCTGCATCATActtgatacacattcccaattctTTTCAACCGTTAGAGTAACTTGGGAACTAATGAAAGGAAAGATTGCTATTACTCAGAACAAGGATTAACTAAAAGTCTGGaaacaagcatggacatttaggacaaacttatgaaaatgctttggacaagcaGGCTTAAGCGAGATCCATCTGCTGTTTCTGAAGGTCCAGCAAATACATAATAAACTTTTAtggaaaaacaaaatgggaaaatTGTGACGTCCATGCTGCTTTTTGTAAAGTTAACTGATTTTTATCAATGAATTGGTTTCAGTCTAAACACCCCACCGATGAACAGAGCACTAATCgtaaatgtgaaatatttagaGACTTACAGCAAAGAATTTCTTGAAATACTTTTGGTTACAGTTATCAGTCGGGTCCCCGTCTAGGAGAACGGTAACATTTGATTCACAAATACATGGAATCAATGTTTTCTCGAACATATCTGGTGCTGCAACAACAGTTAGGGCCAGTGTATTTTTAGGGTAATTCAAGCGGAACATTCGTTTCATTGATTTAATTTCGTTGTAGCATCTCACCtggataaaagaataatatatatatagaattcagGTAATATCTCGTTTGAAGAAGTAATAGGTATATGCAATTAATGCTTAAGTTGATTTACTGCCTAAAACTCGAACTTGAACTGAATTGTAAGGATATTGGTATTATAGCTGGCTAATGACGATTGGATATAGTCTGTTTATCAGTTGAAAAGGTACATTATTAATAGAATAAAAGTATGAATAAGCAAACAAGGGTTAAGTTGTTACATAAGTACAGGTCATAAAGAGGAAGTAAGTAAGAAGGAGTGCAGATACTCTCCTGAAAATGCTTCAAGAATAGATGCGCGGATAgtgtatttctttgaaatgaaaGATAGGCTACCATATAATAGCAATCTTTTCCAACATCGGAGGGAGAATATTGTAACAGACTTTGATCTACTACTAGTATGAAATAtcttagtagtagtattattaaaattatctccagacacatatacatatagacgtttaactatacatacatacatacatgcatgcatgcatgcatacagatagatatatgcatgcgtatgtagaagtaggagcactccgtcggttacgacgataagggtcccagctgatacggaacagcttgctcgtgaaattaacgtgcaagtgggagagcaatccacagacacgtgaacccttaacgtagttctcaaggagattcagcgggacacagagtgtgacaaggccggccctttgaaatacaggtactactcatttttgccagctgaatggactggagcaacgtgaaataaagtgtcttgctcaaggacacaacgcgtcctTAAGGAACGAAGGGATCGAAGCTGCGCGACGACGCAACCTTCGTTTTTGGCGTTgaggtgttggtcgagggccatccTCGCAGCCAACACGTTGGTTGCACTGCCAGTTGtaagtgcctcttctagtttcttaacTAAGTCTCCCTCTACTCTATTTCGATCTATCACTAATTCTTTACTAAACCTAATAGATTCCGATTTAATTACCATTTTTAGGGCAAACTACCAGCGGTTGTTAACGATGGCTCCTGTTAACGCCCTCTTAATTAACTCGCTAATCCGGTTCCTGTAAACCTGCCGCGCTAAGAGCGAAGCGTtgagtttccagtaaccgggaccctgcctatgtgtcttatctaagtcgagcgtacacgtcacaaatttgtgatctgtgtagctgaatattttaaattgtgGACATCCTACACTATCTCTATCCGCTGTCCTACATAgaactctatctagatacgaccTCGACGACCCGACGCGGTTTGTTCAAGTCCACGTTGGCACGTTCGGATAGTCGAGTCGGAACCTGTCAGACAAATGGAAGCGTTAAGGACGGTGCATACACTGCCATCAGACGGAAAGCACACCCGTTTGTGCCATCGACGTCCAAGACAACCAGCCTACCCTCCAGGTCTAGGAATATTGGCCTTACTTTTAGGTTTAGACTCTTCTGAAAAAGCACcgcggtaccaccaccaccacccatgttTGGCAGACAGGGAGAGAAATAAATGTC is a window encoding:
- the LOC106878150 gene encoding cyanocobalamin reductase / alkylcobalamin dealkylase isoform X2: MFEKAFKTFVCNRTSKPLVDIDYKFIMFYMKKIQQEYNNVDIILRNVRGHHSNLNTNIAAHVTGVAYRYTQSDVLHYTWPKTKKPLEFAVHHKYGAWYTVPAVIVFRDFKLPSLLYPLPFDALPSHEHRRYVLQSLHNGTMEWRHASFMPGRQPFSEEAKQYFSSKFNQRISIVKKTKQSCKEGRFTYFFKHILPAFMPILGCCM
- the LOC106878149 gene encoding cyanocobalamin reductase / alkylcobalamin dealkylase, translating into MFASELITILTVFNAILYQYGYEAQPFAVRCYNEIKSMKRMFRLNYPKNTLALTVVAAPDMFEKTLIPCICESNVTVLLDGDPTDNCNQKYFKKFFAIYPDTDFLSSYKMLGPGHPVILSQTAAHVSGAAYYYQRRDVPRDTWPANKTIYGVAIHPLYGGWISFPGVIVFKNVKLPKNFSCLSPKDVVHSVTKRIKLLNEYNDDWASWKFADIIPVVKKYTPEAKAYFSIFGKKREEFVKDVKKYCTNSTPMFKRDVKVV